One window of the Triticum dicoccoides isolate Atlit2015 ecotype Zavitan chromosome 3B, WEW_v2.0, whole genome shotgun sequence genome contains the following:
- the LOC119274233 gene encoding transcription factor bHLH168-like yields the protein MKSRRQSGRGGAMVADGGCKMERKDVEKNRRLHMKGLCLKLSSLVPASSSSDHHLRHYSSSPPSSNKDAATQLDQLDSAAAYIKQLRGRIDDLKRRKQAALSGGTAGCSSSVSAGDYKAQTTSLPVIEVRHQDGTLDVALVSEVGRPFRLHEVIAVLEQEGAEVVSASFSVVGDKIFYTLHSQAFCPRIGLDARRVDQRLRGLAAAATISSSVLLT from the exons atgaagagCAGGAGGCAGAGCGGCCGCGGAGGAGCCATGGTCGCCGACGGGGGCTGCAAGATGGAGCGCAAGGACGTGGAGAAGAACCGCAGGCTGCACATGAAGGGCCTCTGCCtcaagctctcctccctcgttccggcctcctcctcctcagaccACCACCTCAGACACTATTCTTCCTCGCCGCCGTCCAGCAACAAG GACGCGGCGACGCAGCTGGACCAGCTGGACAGCGCGGCGGCCTACATCAAGCAGCTCCGGGGCCGGATCGACGACCTCAAGCGCCGCAAGCAGGCCGCCCTCTCCGGCGGCACCGCCGGCTGCTCATCCTCCGTCTCCGCCGGCGACTACAAGGCACAGACGACTTCGCTGCCGGTGATCGAGGTGCGGCACCAGGACGGAACTCTGGACGTGGCGCTGGTGAGCGAGGTCGGGCGGCCGTTCCGGCTGCACGAGGTGATCGCCGTGTTGGAGCAGGAGGGCGCCGAGGTAGTCAGCGCCAGCTTCTCCGTCGTCGGCGACAAGATCTTCTACACGCTCCACTCCCAGGCGTTCTGCCCACGCATCGGCCTTGACGCCCGCCGCGTCGACCAACGGCTCCGCGGCCTCGCCGCAGCAGCCACCATCTCGTCGTCGGTCCTCCTCACATGA